In Arvicanthis niloticus isolate mArvNil1 chromosome 10, mArvNil1.pat.X, whole genome shotgun sequence, a single genomic region encodes these proteins:
- the Ikbke gene encoding inhibitor of nuclear factor kappa-B kinase subunit epsilon isoform X1 — MQSTTNYLWHTDDLLGQGATASVYKARNKKSGEVVAVKVFNSASYRRPPEVQVREFEVLRRLNHQNIVKLFAVEETGGSRQKVLVMEYCSSGSLLSVLEDPENTFGLPEEEFLVVLRCVVAGMNHLRENGIVHRDIKPGNIMRLVGEEGQSIYKLSDFGAARKLDDDEKFVSVYGTEEYLHPDMYERAVLRKPQQKAFGVTVDLWSIGVTLYHAATGSLPFIPFGGPRRNKEIMYRITTEKPAGAISGSQRQENGPLEWSYSLPITCRLSMGLQSQLVPILANILEVEQAKCWGFDQFFAETSDILQRTVIHVFSLPQAVLHHVYIHAHNTIAIFLETVYEQTNVAPKHQEYLFEGHPCVLEPSLSAQHIAHTAASSPLTLFSMASDTPKGLAFRDPALDVPKFVPKVDLQADYSTAKGVLGAGYQALWLARVLLDGQALMLRGLRWVLEVLQNTCQQTLEVTRTALLFLSSSLGTERFSSGAGIPDIQELKEATELRSRLQTISEVLSKCSQNVTETQRNLSCLGGELLKSQDQIHEDNRSIQKIQCCLDKMHFIYKQFKKSRMRPGLSYNEEQIHKLDKVNFSHLAKRLLQVFQEECVQTYQVSLVTHGKRMRQVQKAQNHLHLIGHSVATCNSEARGAQESLSKIFDQLLLDRASEHGAEVSPQPVTPHPSPDPKGLVFHMQELCNDMKLLAFDLQDNNRLIERLHKVPSAPDV, encoded by the exons ATGCAGAGTACCACTAACTACCTGTGGCATACTGATGACCTGCTAGGGCAGGGGGCCACTGCCAGTGTGTACAAGGCCCGGAACAAG AAATCCGGGGAGGTGGTTGCTGTAAAGGTCTTCAACTCAGCCAGCTACCGGCGGCCCCCTGAGGTACAAGTGAGGGAGTTTGAGGTCCTGCGGAGGCTGAATCACCAGAACATCGTGAAGCTATTCGCAGTGGAGGAAACG GGAGGCAGCCGGCAGAAGGTTCTAGTGATGGAATATTGCTCCAGTGGAAGCCTGCTGAGCGTGCTGGAAGACCCTGAGAACACATTCGGGCTTCCTGAGGAGGAGTTCCTGGTGGTGCTGCGCTGTGTGG TGGCCGGCATGAACCACCTTCGGGAGAATGGCATCGTCCACCGTGACATCAAGCCTGGGAATATCATGCGCCTGGTGGGCGAGGAGGGGCAGAGCATCTATAAGCTGTCTGACTTCGGGGCTGCCCGGAAACTGGACGATGACGAGAAGTTTGTTTCTGTCTATGGTACTGAGGAGTACCTG CACCCTGATATGTATGAGCGAGCCGTGCTTCGTAAACCTCAGCAAAAGGCGTTCGGGGTGACTGTGGATCTTTGGAGTATCGGGGTGACCCTGTACCATGCAGCCACTGGTAGTCTGCCCTTCATCCCCTTTGGTGGGCCCCGGCGCAACAAGGAGATAAT GTATAGAATCACCACAGAGAAGCCAGCTGGGGCCATTTCAGGGTCTCAGAGGCAGGAAAATGGTCCCCTGGAATGGAGCTACAGCCTCCCCATCACCTGCAGACTGTCCAT GGGGCTGCAGAGCCAGCTGGTGCCCATCCTGGCCAACATCCTGGAAGTCGAACAGGCTAAGTGCTGGGGCTTTGATCAGTTCTTTGCGGAGACCAGTGACATCCTGCAGCGAACTGTCATCCACGTCTTCTCCCTGCCCCAGGCGGTTTTGCATCACGTTTACATCCACGCCCACAACAC GATTGCCATCTTTTTGGAAACTGTGTATGAGCAGACCAACGTGGCCCCCAAACACCAGGAGTACCTCTTCGAGGGTCACCCTTGTGTCCTCGAGCCAAGCCTCTCGGCACAGCACATAGCCCACACAGCTGCCAGCAGCCCTCTGACTCTGTTCAGCATGGCCAGCGACACACCCAAGGGGCTGGCCTTCAGGGACC CTGCTCTGGATGTCCCAAAGTTCGTCCCAAAGGTTGACCTACAGGCCGATTACAGCACAGCTAAG GGGGTGCTGGGCGCTGGTTACCAGGCCCTGTGGCTGGCGCGGGTTCTGCTGGATGGGCAGGCATTAATGCTTCGAGGGTTACGCTGGGTCCT GGAGGTGCTTCAGAACACATGCCAGCAAACTTTGGAGGTCACACGGACagctctcctcttcctcagcaGCAGCCTGGGCACTGAAAG GTTCAGCAGTGGAGCTGGGATTCCTGACATTCAGGAACTGAAGGAAGCCACAGAGCTGAGGTCCAGGCTGCAGACT ATCTCAGAGGTCCTGTCTAAATGTTCCCAGAATGTCACAGAAACCCAAAGGAACCTGAGCTGTCTGGGCGGAGAGCTTTTGAAGAGCCAGGATCAGATCCATGAGGATAACAGAAG TATCCAGAAGATTCAGTGTTGTTTGGACAAGATGCACTTCATCTACAAACAGttcaagaaatccaggatgaGGCCAG GCCTCAGCTACAATGAGGAGCAGATCCACAAGCTGGATAA GGTAAATTTTAGTCATCTAGCCAAGAGGCTGCTGCAGGTGTTCCAGGAGGAGTGTGTGCAGACGTATCAGGTGTCGCTGGTCACACACGGCAAGCGGATGAG GCAGGTGCAGAAGGCCCAGAACCACCTGCACCTCATTGGCCACTCTGTGGCTACCTGTAACTCAGAAGCCCGGGGAGCGCAGGAGAGCCTGAGCAAG ATCTTTGATCAGCTCCTTCTGGACAGAGCTTCTGAACACGGAGCTGAGGTGTCACCACAGCCTGTGACTCCTCATCCCAGCCCTGATCCAAAGGGCCTGGTCTTCCA CATGCAGGAGCTTTGCAATGATATGAAGCTACTGGCCTTTGATCTCCAGGACAACAACCGACTCATCGAACG
- the Ikbke gene encoding inhibitor of nuclear factor kappa-B kinase subunit epsilon isoform X4, with amino-acid sequence MNHLRENGIVHRDIKPGNIMRLVGEEGQSIYKLSDFGAARKLDDDEKFVSVYGTEEYLHPDMYERAVLRKPQQKAFGVTVDLWSIGVTLYHAATGSLPFIPFGGPRRNKEIMYRITTEKPAGAISGSQRQENGPLEWSYSLPITCRLSMGLQSQLVPILANILEVEQAKCWGFDQFFAETSDILQRTVIHVFSLPQAVLHHVYIHAHNTIAIFLETVYEQTNVAPKHQEYLFEGHPCVLEPSLSAQHIAHTAASSPLTLFSMASDTPKGLAFRDPALDVPKFVPKVDLQADYSTAKGVLGAGYQALWLARVLLDGQALMLRGLRWVLEVLQNTCQQTLEVTRTALLFLSSSLGTERFSSGAGIPDIQELKEATELRSRLQTISEVLSKCSQNVTETQRNLSCLGGELLKSQDQIHEDNRSIQKIQCCLDKMHFIYKQFKKSRMRPGLSYNEEQIHKLDKVNFSHLAKRLLQVFQEECVQTYQVSLVTHGKRMRQVQKAQNHLHLIGHSVATCNSEARGAQESLSKIFDQLLLDRASEHGAEVSPQPVTPHPSPDPKGLVFHMQELCNDMKLLAFDLQDNNRLIERLHKVPSAPDV; translated from the exons ATGAACCACCTTCGGGAGAATGGCATCGTCCACCGTGACATCAAGCCTGGGAATATCATGCGCCTGGTGGGCGAGGAGGGGCAGAGCATCTATAAGCTGTCTGACTTCGGGGCTGCCCGGAAACTGGACGATGACGAGAAGTTTGTTTCTGTCTATGGTACTGAGGAGTACCTG CACCCTGATATGTATGAGCGAGCCGTGCTTCGTAAACCTCAGCAAAAGGCGTTCGGGGTGACTGTGGATCTTTGGAGTATCGGGGTGACCCTGTACCATGCAGCCACTGGTAGTCTGCCCTTCATCCCCTTTGGTGGGCCCCGGCGCAACAAGGAGATAAT GTATAGAATCACCACAGAGAAGCCAGCTGGGGCCATTTCAGGGTCTCAGAGGCAGGAAAATGGTCCCCTGGAATGGAGCTACAGCCTCCCCATCACCTGCAGACTGTCCAT GGGGCTGCAGAGCCAGCTGGTGCCCATCCTGGCCAACATCCTGGAAGTCGAACAGGCTAAGTGCTGGGGCTTTGATCAGTTCTTTGCGGAGACCAGTGACATCCTGCAGCGAACTGTCATCCACGTCTTCTCCCTGCCCCAGGCGGTTTTGCATCACGTTTACATCCACGCCCACAACAC GATTGCCATCTTTTTGGAAACTGTGTATGAGCAGACCAACGTGGCCCCCAAACACCAGGAGTACCTCTTCGAGGGTCACCCTTGTGTCCTCGAGCCAAGCCTCTCGGCACAGCACATAGCCCACACAGCTGCCAGCAGCCCTCTGACTCTGTTCAGCATGGCCAGCGACACACCCAAGGGGCTGGCCTTCAGGGACC CTGCTCTGGATGTCCCAAAGTTCGTCCCAAAGGTTGACCTACAGGCCGATTACAGCACAGCTAAG GGGGTGCTGGGCGCTGGTTACCAGGCCCTGTGGCTGGCGCGGGTTCTGCTGGATGGGCAGGCATTAATGCTTCGAGGGTTACGCTGGGTCCT GGAGGTGCTTCAGAACACATGCCAGCAAACTTTGGAGGTCACACGGACagctctcctcttcctcagcaGCAGCCTGGGCACTGAAAG GTTCAGCAGTGGAGCTGGGATTCCTGACATTCAGGAACTGAAGGAAGCCACAGAGCTGAGGTCCAGGCTGCAGACT ATCTCAGAGGTCCTGTCTAAATGTTCCCAGAATGTCACAGAAACCCAAAGGAACCTGAGCTGTCTGGGCGGAGAGCTTTTGAAGAGCCAGGATCAGATCCATGAGGATAACAGAAG TATCCAGAAGATTCAGTGTTGTTTGGACAAGATGCACTTCATCTACAAACAGttcaagaaatccaggatgaGGCCAG GCCTCAGCTACAATGAGGAGCAGATCCACAAGCTGGATAA GGTAAATTTTAGTCATCTAGCCAAGAGGCTGCTGCAGGTGTTCCAGGAGGAGTGTGTGCAGACGTATCAGGTGTCGCTGGTCACACACGGCAAGCGGATGAG GCAGGTGCAGAAGGCCCAGAACCACCTGCACCTCATTGGCCACTCTGTGGCTACCTGTAACTCAGAAGCCCGGGGAGCGCAGGAGAGCCTGAGCAAG ATCTTTGATCAGCTCCTTCTGGACAGAGCTTCTGAACACGGAGCTGAGGTGTCACCACAGCCTGTGACTCCTCATCCCAGCCCTGATCCAAAGGGCCTGGTCTTCCA CATGCAGGAGCTTTGCAATGATATGAAGCTACTGGCCTTTGATCTCCAGGACAACAACCGACTCATCGAACG
- the Ikbke gene encoding inhibitor of nuclear factor kappa-B kinase subunit epsilon isoform X2, translating to MQSTTNYLWHTDDLLGQGATASVYKARNKKSGEVVAVKVFNSASYRRPPEVQVREFEVLRRLNHQNIVKLFAVEETGGSRQKVLVMEYCSSGSLLSVLEDPENTFGLPEEEFLVVLRCVVAGMNHLRENGIVHRDIKPGNIMRLVGEEGQSIYKLSDFGAARKLDDDEKFVSVYGTEEYLHPDMYERAVLRKPQQKAFGVTVDLWSIGVTLYHAATGSLPFIPFGGPRRNKEIMYRITTEKPAGAISGSQRQENGPLEWSYSLPITCRLSMGLQSQLVPILANILEVEQAKCWGFDQFFAETSDILQRTVIHVFSLPQAVLHHVYIHAHNTIAIFLETVYEQTNVAPKHQEYLFEGHPCVLEPSLSAQHIAHTAASSPLTLFSMASDTPKGLAFRDPALDVPKFVPKVDLQADYSTAKGVLGAGYQALWLARVLLDGQALMLRGLRWVLEVLQNTCQQTLEVTRTALLFLSSSLGTERFSSGAGIPDIQELKEATELRSRLQTNVTETQRNLSCLGGELLKSQDQIHEDNRSIQKIQCCLDKMHFIYKQFKKSRMRPGLSYNEEQIHKLDKVNFSHLAKRLLQVFQEECVQTYQVSLVTHGKRMRQVQKAQNHLHLIGHSVATCNSEARGAQESLSKIFDQLLLDRASEHGAEVSPQPVTPHPSPDPKGLVFHMQELCNDMKLLAFDLQDNNRLIERLHKVPSAPDV from the exons ATGCAGAGTACCACTAACTACCTGTGGCATACTGATGACCTGCTAGGGCAGGGGGCCACTGCCAGTGTGTACAAGGCCCGGAACAAG AAATCCGGGGAGGTGGTTGCTGTAAAGGTCTTCAACTCAGCCAGCTACCGGCGGCCCCCTGAGGTACAAGTGAGGGAGTTTGAGGTCCTGCGGAGGCTGAATCACCAGAACATCGTGAAGCTATTCGCAGTGGAGGAAACG GGAGGCAGCCGGCAGAAGGTTCTAGTGATGGAATATTGCTCCAGTGGAAGCCTGCTGAGCGTGCTGGAAGACCCTGAGAACACATTCGGGCTTCCTGAGGAGGAGTTCCTGGTGGTGCTGCGCTGTGTGG TGGCCGGCATGAACCACCTTCGGGAGAATGGCATCGTCCACCGTGACATCAAGCCTGGGAATATCATGCGCCTGGTGGGCGAGGAGGGGCAGAGCATCTATAAGCTGTCTGACTTCGGGGCTGCCCGGAAACTGGACGATGACGAGAAGTTTGTTTCTGTCTATGGTACTGAGGAGTACCTG CACCCTGATATGTATGAGCGAGCCGTGCTTCGTAAACCTCAGCAAAAGGCGTTCGGGGTGACTGTGGATCTTTGGAGTATCGGGGTGACCCTGTACCATGCAGCCACTGGTAGTCTGCCCTTCATCCCCTTTGGTGGGCCCCGGCGCAACAAGGAGATAAT GTATAGAATCACCACAGAGAAGCCAGCTGGGGCCATTTCAGGGTCTCAGAGGCAGGAAAATGGTCCCCTGGAATGGAGCTACAGCCTCCCCATCACCTGCAGACTGTCCAT GGGGCTGCAGAGCCAGCTGGTGCCCATCCTGGCCAACATCCTGGAAGTCGAACAGGCTAAGTGCTGGGGCTTTGATCAGTTCTTTGCGGAGACCAGTGACATCCTGCAGCGAACTGTCATCCACGTCTTCTCCCTGCCCCAGGCGGTTTTGCATCACGTTTACATCCACGCCCACAACAC GATTGCCATCTTTTTGGAAACTGTGTATGAGCAGACCAACGTGGCCCCCAAACACCAGGAGTACCTCTTCGAGGGTCACCCTTGTGTCCTCGAGCCAAGCCTCTCGGCACAGCACATAGCCCACACAGCTGCCAGCAGCCCTCTGACTCTGTTCAGCATGGCCAGCGACACACCCAAGGGGCTGGCCTTCAGGGACC CTGCTCTGGATGTCCCAAAGTTCGTCCCAAAGGTTGACCTACAGGCCGATTACAGCACAGCTAAG GGGGTGCTGGGCGCTGGTTACCAGGCCCTGTGGCTGGCGCGGGTTCTGCTGGATGGGCAGGCATTAATGCTTCGAGGGTTACGCTGGGTCCT GGAGGTGCTTCAGAACACATGCCAGCAAACTTTGGAGGTCACACGGACagctctcctcttcctcagcaGCAGCCTGGGCACTGAAAG GTTCAGCAGTGGAGCTGGGATTCCTGACATTCAGGAACTGAAGGAAGCCACAGAGCTGAGGTCCAGGCTGCAGACT AATGTCACAGAAACCCAAAGGAACCTGAGCTGTCTGGGCGGAGAGCTTTTGAAGAGCCAGGATCAGATCCATGAGGATAACAGAAG TATCCAGAAGATTCAGTGTTGTTTGGACAAGATGCACTTCATCTACAAACAGttcaagaaatccaggatgaGGCCAG GCCTCAGCTACAATGAGGAGCAGATCCACAAGCTGGATAA GGTAAATTTTAGTCATCTAGCCAAGAGGCTGCTGCAGGTGTTCCAGGAGGAGTGTGTGCAGACGTATCAGGTGTCGCTGGTCACACACGGCAAGCGGATGAG GCAGGTGCAGAAGGCCCAGAACCACCTGCACCTCATTGGCCACTCTGTGGCTACCTGTAACTCAGAAGCCCGGGGAGCGCAGGAGAGCCTGAGCAAG ATCTTTGATCAGCTCCTTCTGGACAGAGCTTCTGAACACGGAGCTGAGGTGTCACCACAGCCTGTGACTCCTCATCCCAGCCCTGATCCAAAGGGCCTGGTCTTCCA CATGCAGGAGCTTTGCAATGATATGAAGCTACTGGCCTTTGATCTCCAGGACAACAACCGACTCATCGAACG
- the Ikbke gene encoding inhibitor of nuclear factor kappa-B kinase subunit epsilon isoform X3 has translation MQSTTNYLWHTDDLLGQGATASVYKARNKKSGEVVAVKVFNSASYRRPPEVQVREFEVLRRLNHQNIVKLFAVEETGGSRQKVLVMEYCSSGSLLSVLEDPENTFGLPEEEFLVVLRCVVAGMNHLRENGIVHRDIKPGNIMRLVGEEGQSIYKLSDFGAARKLDDDEKFVSVYGTEEYLHPDMYERAVLRKPQQKAFGVTVDLWSIGVTLYHAATGSLPFIPFGGPRRNKEIMYRITTEKPAGAISGSQRQENGPLEWSYSLPITCRLSMGLQSQLVPILANILEVEQAKCWGFDQFFAETSDILQRTVIHVFSLPQAVLHHVYIHAHNTIAIFLETVYEQTNVAPKHQEYLFEGHPCVLEPSLSAQHIAHTAASSPLTLFSMASDTPKGLAFRDPALDVPKFVPKVDLQADYSTAKGVLGAGYQALWLARVLLDGQALMLRGLRWVLEVLQNTCQQTLEVTRTALLFLSSSLGTERFSSGAGIPDIQELKEATELRSRLQTISEVLSKCSQNVTETQRNLSCLGGELLKSQDQIHEDNRSIQKIQCCLDKMHFIYKQFKKSRMRPGLSYNEEQIHKLDKVNFSHLAKRLLQVFQEECVQTYQVSLVTHGKRMRQVQKAQNHLHLIGHSVATCNSEARGAQESLSKAKEAAPWPLQVGSGPSNPGLSHPLSVPWTACRSFAMI, from the exons ATGCAGAGTACCACTAACTACCTGTGGCATACTGATGACCTGCTAGGGCAGGGGGCCACTGCCAGTGTGTACAAGGCCCGGAACAAG AAATCCGGGGAGGTGGTTGCTGTAAAGGTCTTCAACTCAGCCAGCTACCGGCGGCCCCCTGAGGTACAAGTGAGGGAGTTTGAGGTCCTGCGGAGGCTGAATCACCAGAACATCGTGAAGCTATTCGCAGTGGAGGAAACG GGAGGCAGCCGGCAGAAGGTTCTAGTGATGGAATATTGCTCCAGTGGAAGCCTGCTGAGCGTGCTGGAAGACCCTGAGAACACATTCGGGCTTCCTGAGGAGGAGTTCCTGGTGGTGCTGCGCTGTGTGG TGGCCGGCATGAACCACCTTCGGGAGAATGGCATCGTCCACCGTGACATCAAGCCTGGGAATATCATGCGCCTGGTGGGCGAGGAGGGGCAGAGCATCTATAAGCTGTCTGACTTCGGGGCTGCCCGGAAACTGGACGATGACGAGAAGTTTGTTTCTGTCTATGGTACTGAGGAGTACCTG CACCCTGATATGTATGAGCGAGCCGTGCTTCGTAAACCTCAGCAAAAGGCGTTCGGGGTGACTGTGGATCTTTGGAGTATCGGGGTGACCCTGTACCATGCAGCCACTGGTAGTCTGCCCTTCATCCCCTTTGGTGGGCCCCGGCGCAACAAGGAGATAAT GTATAGAATCACCACAGAGAAGCCAGCTGGGGCCATTTCAGGGTCTCAGAGGCAGGAAAATGGTCCCCTGGAATGGAGCTACAGCCTCCCCATCACCTGCAGACTGTCCAT GGGGCTGCAGAGCCAGCTGGTGCCCATCCTGGCCAACATCCTGGAAGTCGAACAGGCTAAGTGCTGGGGCTTTGATCAGTTCTTTGCGGAGACCAGTGACATCCTGCAGCGAACTGTCATCCACGTCTTCTCCCTGCCCCAGGCGGTTTTGCATCACGTTTACATCCACGCCCACAACAC GATTGCCATCTTTTTGGAAACTGTGTATGAGCAGACCAACGTGGCCCCCAAACACCAGGAGTACCTCTTCGAGGGTCACCCTTGTGTCCTCGAGCCAAGCCTCTCGGCACAGCACATAGCCCACACAGCTGCCAGCAGCCCTCTGACTCTGTTCAGCATGGCCAGCGACACACCCAAGGGGCTGGCCTTCAGGGACC CTGCTCTGGATGTCCCAAAGTTCGTCCCAAAGGTTGACCTACAGGCCGATTACAGCACAGCTAAG GGGGTGCTGGGCGCTGGTTACCAGGCCCTGTGGCTGGCGCGGGTTCTGCTGGATGGGCAGGCATTAATGCTTCGAGGGTTACGCTGGGTCCT GGAGGTGCTTCAGAACACATGCCAGCAAACTTTGGAGGTCACACGGACagctctcctcttcctcagcaGCAGCCTGGGCACTGAAAG GTTCAGCAGTGGAGCTGGGATTCCTGACATTCAGGAACTGAAGGAAGCCACAGAGCTGAGGTCCAGGCTGCAGACT ATCTCAGAGGTCCTGTCTAAATGTTCCCAGAATGTCACAGAAACCCAAAGGAACCTGAGCTGTCTGGGCGGAGAGCTTTTGAAGAGCCAGGATCAGATCCATGAGGATAACAGAAG TATCCAGAAGATTCAGTGTTGTTTGGACAAGATGCACTTCATCTACAAACAGttcaagaaatccaggatgaGGCCAG GCCTCAGCTACAATGAGGAGCAGATCCACAAGCTGGATAA GGTAAATTTTAGTCATCTAGCCAAGAGGCTGCTGCAGGTGTTCCAGGAGGAGTGTGTGCAGACGTATCAGGTGTCGCTGGTCACACACGGCAAGCGGATGAG GCAGGTGCAGAAGGCCCAGAACCACCTGCACCTCATTGGCCACTCTGTGGCTACCTGTAACTCAGAAGCCCGGGGAGCGCAGGAGAGCCTGAGCAAG GCCAAAGAGgctgctccatggcctctgcaagtGGGCTCTGGACCAAGTAACCCGGGTCTCAGCCATCCCCTTTCTGTGCCTTGGACAGCATGCAGGAGCTTTGCAATGATATGA